From the genome of Lineus longissimus chromosome 8, tnLinLong1.2, whole genome shotgun sequence, one region includes:
- the LOC135492458 gene encoding probable G-protein coupled receptor 19 → MTTDAPSGSIIAETSNLTTSTEAAHILPLTGLETPRPLVQIVLETLTLCVIWLFVVCGNVLVCIVIYRSRRLQSTTNYFVVSLALADVTLGILVMPFILVRVLSENTWTFGSGMCKFVRYVQYTCPGVTMYVLVGVCVDRYYTIIYPLSFKVTRSGAKRIITGSWAVMLILSAPTVYFFETQTRLPPDSFCLTYIPFTWQGTLYTAFLITVEYIVPAVTLVVGYTRVCKHIWTVGIGGRTFQRTTNPVPRTKVKVMKMLLILNGFMLVLLSPFYCVQIWYFSARIHFMQPTIFVTVSWLVFFAGMAKPLIYLIYNSNFRRGCKEVLCMSAMKCYRRNIYSVTTMSTIGKKNHVGMDSSLATGPQMNSPTKAFNRASQIHRTAWPLLNSSPSAPTTYL, encoded by the coding sequence ATGACGACTGATGCTCCCTCCGGTTCCATCATCGCAGAAACTTCCAATCTTACCACCAGCACAGAAGCTGCGCACATTCTACCACTCACAGGACTAGAGACTCCACGTCCCCTTGTCCAGATCGTCTTGGAGACTCTCACATTATGTGTCATCTGGCTTTTCGTAGTCTGCGGAAACGTTCTCGTCTGTATTGTGATCTACAGGAGCAGGCGCTTGCAGTCGACTACAAATTATTTCGTCGTTTCACTTGCCTTAGCTGACGTTACGCTCGGCATTCTAGTAATGCCGTTCATCCTTGTTCGGGTTTTGTCGGAAAACACATGGACCTTTGGCTCAGGGATGTGCAAATTCGTCCGCTACGTCCAATACACCTGCCCAGGAGTCACAATGTATGTGTTAGTGGGTGTTTGCGTTGATAGATACTACACGATCATTTATCCCTTAAGTTTTAAAGTGACGCGAAGTGGTGCTAAAAGAATCATCACCGGGAGTTGGGCTGTCATGCTCATTCTGTCCGCTCCCACGGTATATTTTTTCGAAACTCAGACCAGGTTACCACCAGACTCCTTTTGCCTAACGTATATTCCCTTTACGTGGCAAGGGACGCTTTACACCGCGTTCCTCATCACGGTAGAATACATTGTCCCCGCTGTAACGCTGGTTGTGGGGTATACGCGAGTTTGCAAACATATCTGGACGGTGGGAATCGGGGGGAGGACGTTCCAGAGAACTACCAACCCTGTCCCGAGAACTAAAGTCAAAGTCATGAAAATGTTACTGATTCTGAACGGATTTATGTTGGTGCTACTGTCTCCATTCTATTGCGTCCAGATTTGGTATTTCAGCGCGAGGATTCATTTTATGCAACCTACAATATTTGTAACAGTATCGTGGTTGGTGTTCTTCGCTGGGATGGCCAAGCCACTCATCTACCTGATCTACAATTCAAATTTCCGCCGAGGGTGCAAGGAGGTCCTCTGCATGTCGGCGATGAAGTGTTACCGCCGCAACATTTATTCCGTCACGACAATGTCAACGATTGGGAAGAAAAACCACGTGGGTATGGACAGTTCGTTGGCAACTGGCCCTCAAATGAATTCACCTACGAAGGCATTTAATCGGGCTTCGCAGATTCATCGGACAGCCTGGCCCTTGTTAAATAGTTCGCCAAGCGCCCCAACGACGTATTTATGA